In a genomic window of Aggregatimonas sangjinii:
- a CDS encoding DUF4369 domain-containing protein: MRNYFLLLLLIAFLGSCGDDPAKTMTVSGNIKGLKKGMLYLQHVSDSVLVTKDSLEIDGDGNFSLSTPIESPEIFYLYLSKNDNNEVNDRITFFGEPGIITINTKWDRFDQGAKIEGSESNMTLEEFKTSLSQMNIRNMKLMQQAGNTEIPLDSLQLDSLRKKSDRNIQLTYAFALNFALNHKDSHVAPYIALFEVADANPKYLDSISKSLTPEIADSKYGKLLRERLKK; encoded by the coding sequence ATGAGAAATTATTTTTTACTCTTATTGCTTATTGCATTCTTAGGGTCGTGCGGAGACGATCCCGCCAAGACCATGACCGTATCGGGCAACATCAAAGGCCTAAAGAAAGGAATGTTATATCTACAGCACGTTTCCGACTCGGTTTTGGTGACCAAAGATTCTTTGGAAATAGATGGGGATGGTAATTTCTCTTTAAGCACACCAATTGAAAGTCCCGAGATTTTCTATCTCTACCTGAGCAAAAATGATAACAACGAAGTGAACGATCGAATCACGTTCTTTGGTGAACCTGGGATAATCACCATTAATACTAAGTGGGACAGATTCGACCAAGGCGCTAAAATTGAAGGCTCTGAAAGCAATATGACCCTAGAGGAGTTCAAAACCTCGCTTTCACAAATGAACATCCGCAACATGAAGTTGATGCAGCAGGCAGGCAATACAGAAATACCCCTAGATTCGTTGCAACTGGACAGCCTCAGGAAAAAGAGCGACCGAAATATACAGCTGACCTATGCTTTTGCGCTGAACTTTGCCCTAAACCATAAAGATTCGCATGTCGCCCCTTATATTGCTCTTTTTGAAGTGGCGGACGCCAATCCTAAATATTTAGACTCGATCAGTAAATCGCTTACTCCTGAAATTGCAGATTCAAAATACGGGAAGTTGTTAAGAGAACGATTGAAAAAATAA